From the genome of Acropora palmata chromosome 4, jaAcrPala1.3, whole genome shotgun sequence, one region includes:
- the LOC141879203 gene encoding uncharacterized protein LOC141879203 isoform X1 produces the protein MAMYYAVEFPSEDGKSKGPHIVPENKVKVENGQTKVLWSVVNENGDLMEEYFEATNLKKGSRRDCGEFIDHLKKSREKADISNKEGRCRKKPTKLKDYEDLENLNSSPLKKPRKTLCDESWNDFCVNSVEESDEDDVEMLDGNEVLARWEEKAAKKQTNVFSRQNKNKERSQSRSSSKPKKANKPLRASESTVKNAVKKAREETFYSQSSEIGKSLALEMRVVRHGLNGSEPVEFKVSFPRHSTYGMLRTQLSQMTGILPADQLIIIKGEEWIMEDCEVITEVWSPEDLVAVCEKGTKLDVPSGVENNRETNWGEDTPFNQEKIGDVQAITTHQDKAGAHKDKMAPTSKCSGIDLEERMKNLECQMSLMADDIKNMTALIRNFVSCKACIKKLYKATPEPEKLSPFLTPVVKAVPDPAGKRLLTTPAPTVTANECSKKLPDHAKDTSTSPTSLKHRNVSDENPNGTPPNGVLIGSSSRGVYVKKDKLELIKTNLPKRFALKLFELVFRREEAKDGSVEGKGEKLSRLDPNRVAAIQEETERRFAQDNTYAWPEIKKAIDEKCRMVRNNRCFVWGGVNVNAKTD, from the exons atggCGATGTACTATGCCGTAGAGTTTCCTTCGGAAGATGGAAAGTCGAAGGGGCCGCATATTGTGCCCGAAAACAAAGTTAAGGTGGAAAACGGTCAAACAAAAGTCCTTTGGAGTGTCGTTAACGAGAATGGTGACCTGATGGAGGAATATTTTGAGGCCACGAATCTGAAGAAAGGTTCTAGGAGGGACTGCGGAGAATTCATCGACCACCTCAAAAAATCAAGGGAAAAAGCTGACATTAGTAACAAGGAGGGCCGATGTCgcaaaaagccaacaaaactGAAGGATTACGAGGACCTGGAAAACCTGAATTCGTCACCCTTGAAAAAGCCAAGAAAGACTCTCTGTGATGAATCTTGGAATGATTTTTGTGTTAATTCAGTAGAAGAGTCAGACGAGGATGACGTCGAGATGTTAGATGGAAATGAGGTTCTAGCACGCTGGGAGGAAAAGGCGGCCAAGAAACAAACCAACGTTTTTTCCCGCCAGAATAAGAACAAAGAGAGGTCACAAAGTAGATCCAGTTCGAAGCCTAAGAAAGCTAACAAGCCATTGAGAGCATCGGAAAGCACGGTTAAGAATGCAGTCAAGAAAGCAAGAGAAGAAACTTTCTACTCTCAGTCTTCTGAGATCGGTAAAAGCTTGGCTCTGGAGATGAGAGTGGTTCGACACGGGCTCAACGGAAGTGAACCTGTGGAGTTCAAAGTTTCCTTTCCCCGCCATTCAACGTATGGAATGCTCCGTACGCAACTGTCCCAAATGACGGGAATATTGCCAGCCGATCAGCTCATAATTATCAAGGGAGAAGAGTGGATCATGGAGGACTGCGAAGTGATTACTGAAGTTTGGTCCCCAGAAGACTTGGTAGCAGTATGCGAAAAAGGAACCAAATTAGACG tgCCGAGTGGTGTGGAGAACAACAGAGAAACAAACTGGGGGGAAGACACTCCATTCAATCAGGAGAAAATTGGAGACGTACAAG CAATCACAACACACCAGGATAAAGCTGGAGCTCACAAGGACAAAATGGCACCCACTAGTAAATGCTCAG GTATTGATCTGGAAGAGAGAATGAAGAACCTCGAGTGTCAGATGTCACTGATGGCCGACGACATTAAGAACATGACCGCACTCATAAGGAATTTTGTGAGCTGTAAAGCGTGTATCAAAAAGCTTTACAAGGCAACACCAGAACCAGAGAAGCTGTCCCCTTTCCTTACACCAGTGGTAAAAGCAGTACCAGACCCAGCCGGAAAACGTCTCTTAACGACCCCTGCACCAACTGTGACAGCTAACGAGTGCTCAAAAAAACTGCCAGACCATGCAAAAGATACTAGCACTTCACCAACGTCGCTGAAGCATAGGAATGTTTCAGATGAAAATCCGAATGGAACACCTCCAAATGGTGTTTTAATCGGGTCTTCCAGCCGAGGTGTCTATGTCAAAAAGGATAAATTGGAGCTAATCAAAACGAACTTGCCAAAACGATTTGCTCTCAAATTGTTTGAACTAGTGTTTAGGAGAGAAGAAGCAAAGGACGGAAGTGTCGAGGGAAAGGGGGAAAAGCTGTCCCGACTGGATCCCAACCGGGTTGCAGCTATCCAAGAGGAAACAGAAAGACGATTTGCCCAAGACAACACCTATGCGTGGCCTGAGATTAAGAAGGCAATAGACGAAAAGTGCAGAATGGTCCGCAATAACCGGTGTTTCGTTTGGGGAGGAGTGAATGTCAATGCAAAGACTGACTAG
- the LOC141879203 gene encoding uncharacterized protein LOC141879203 isoform X2: MAMYYAVEFPSEDGKSKGPHIVPENKVKVENGQTKVLWSVVNENGDLMEEYFEATNLKKGSRRDCGEFIDHLKKSREKADISNKEGRCRKKPTKLKDYEDLENLNSSPLKKPRKTLCDESWNDFCVNSVEESDEDDVEMLDGNEVLARWEEKAAKKQTNVFSRQNKNKERSQSRSSSKPKKANKPLRASESTVKNAVKKAREETFYSQSSEIGKSLALEMRVVRHGLNGSEPVEFKVSFPRHSTYGMLRTQLSQMTGILPADQLIIIKGEEWIMEDCEVITEVWSPEDLVAVCEKGTKLDVPSGVENNRETNWGEDTPFNQEKIGDVQGIDLEERMKNLECQMSLMADDIKNMTALIRNFVSCKACIKKLYKATPEPEKLSPFLTPVVKAVPDPAGKRLLTTPAPTVTANECSKKLPDHAKDTSTSPTSLKHRNVSDENPNGTPPNGVLIGSSSRGVYVKKDKLELIKTNLPKRFALKLFELVFRREEAKDGSVEGKGEKLSRLDPNRVAAIQEETERRFAQDNTYAWPEIKKAIDEKCRMVRNNRCFVWGGVNVNAKTD; this comes from the exons atggCGATGTACTATGCCGTAGAGTTTCCTTCGGAAGATGGAAAGTCGAAGGGGCCGCATATTGTGCCCGAAAACAAAGTTAAGGTGGAAAACGGTCAAACAAAAGTCCTTTGGAGTGTCGTTAACGAGAATGGTGACCTGATGGAGGAATATTTTGAGGCCACGAATCTGAAGAAAGGTTCTAGGAGGGACTGCGGAGAATTCATCGACCACCTCAAAAAATCAAGGGAAAAAGCTGACATTAGTAACAAGGAGGGCCGATGTCgcaaaaagccaacaaaactGAAGGATTACGAGGACCTGGAAAACCTGAATTCGTCACCCTTGAAAAAGCCAAGAAAGACTCTCTGTGATGAATCTTGGAATGATTTTTGTGTTAATTCAGTAGAAGAGTCAGACGAGGATGACGTCGAGATGTTAGATGGAAATGAGGTTCTAGCACGCTGGGAGGAAAAGGCGGCCAAGAAACAAACCAACGTTTTTTCCCGCCAGAATAAGAACAAAGAGAGGTCACAAAGTAGATCCAGTTCGAAGCCTAAGAAAGCTAACAAGCCATTGAGAGCATCGGAAAGCACGGTTAAGAATGCAGTCAAGAAAGCAAGAGAAGAAACTTTCTACTCTCAGTCTTCTGAGATCGGTAAAAGCTTGGCTCTGGAGATGAGAGTGGTTCGACACGGGCTCAACGGAAGTGAACCTGTGGAGTTCAAAGTTTCCTTTCCCCGCCATTCAACGTATGGAATGCTCCGTACGCAACTGTCCCAAATGACGGGAATATTGCCAGCCGATCAGCTCATAATTATCAAGGGAGAAGAGTGGATCATGGAGGACTGCGAAGTGATTACTGAAGTTTGGTCCCCAGAAGACTTGGTAGCAGTATGCGAAAAAGGAACCAAATTAGACG tgCCGAGTGGTGTGGAGAACAACAGAGAAACAAACTGGGGGGAAGACACTCCATTCAATCAGGAGAAAATTGGAGACGTACAAG GTATTGATCTGGAAGAGAGAATGAAGAACCTCGAGTGTCAGATGTCACTGATGGCCGACGACATTAAGAACATGACCGCACTCATAAGGAATTTTGTGAGCTGTAAAGCGTGTATCAAAAAGCTTTACAAGGCAACACCAGAACCAGAGAAGCTGTCCCCTTTCCTTACACCAGTGGTAAAAGCAGTACCAGACCCAGCCGGAAAACGTCTCTTAACGACCCCTGCACCAACTGTGACAGCTAACGAGTGCTCAAAAAAACTGCCAGACCATGCAAAAGATACTAGCACTTCACCAACGTCGCTGAAGCATAGGAATGTTTCAGATGAAAATCCGAATGGAACACCTCCAAATGGTGTTTTAATCGGGTCTTCCAGCCGAGGTGTCTATGTCAAAAAGGATAAATTGGAGCTAATCAAAACGAACTTGCCAAAACGATTTGCTCTCAAATTGTTTGAACTAGTGTTTAGGAGAGAAGAAGCAAAGGACGGAAGTGTCGAGGGAAAGGGGGAAAAGCTGTCCCGACTGGATCCCAACCGGGTTGCAGCTATCCAAGAGGAAACAGAAAGACGATTTGCCCAAGACAACACCTATGCGTGGCCTGAGATTAAGAAGGCAATAGACGAAAAGTGCAGAATGGTCCGCAATAACCGGTGTTTCGTTTGGGGAGGAGTGAATGTCAATGCAAAGACTGACTAG